A single window of Anopheles moucheti chromosome 2, idAnoMoucSN_F20_07, whole genome shotgun sequence DNA harbors:
- the LOC128309578 gene encoding protein SREK1IP1 translates to MEYLSGLSQKENVRAACKKCGFPGHLTYQCRNYLTVDPQSHAVVPSQQRPGSESPEQNYLTPLQELRKQEEEEEARKAEKVARKERARRAREARKEKRKRKHRKRSRSRSSSSSSDTSDTDGIGSSGSSSDGKHKKRSKKRSKKKLIKIRKKSKKGNHSHKRRDHDSSSDS, encoded by the exons ATGGAATATCTTTCCGGACTGtcgcaaaaagaaaatgttcgCGCCGCCTGCAAAAAGTGTGGTTTTCCGGGACACCTAACGTATCAGTGCCGTAACTACCTGACG GTTGACCCACAAAGTCACGCGGTTGTGCCGAGCCAACAGCGTCCCGGGAGTGAATCGCCGGAGCAAAACTATCTCACCCCCCTGCAGGAACTGAGAAAAcaggaagaagaagaggaagccCGGAAGGCGGAAAAGGTGGCGCGCAAGGAACGTGCACGCAGAGCCAGGGAGGCACGGAAGGAGAAAAGGAAACGCAAACACCGCAAACGTTCCCGATCACGGTCCAGCTCGAGCAGTTCTGACACAAGTGATACGGACGGTATCGGTAGTAGTGGTAGCAGCAGCGATGGCAAACATAAAAAGAGAAGTAAAAAACGGTCGAAGAAAAAGCTGATTAAAATACGTAAAAAGTCCAAAAAGGGAAATCACAGCCACAAGCGAAGAGATCATGATAGCAGTTCGGATAGTTAA
- the LOC128309577 gene encoding WASH complex subunit 4, with product METHISANHLYATQIKEYGNFLKDYDRKLAQFHLSALTNGPVPSIVRLNYACNNEQLSLARMIACNSINSGKLNNSNPGNSNMPLNKLLATFAQLCCEIDCLEKEVRTLAGKIYDRTESIRKVENTERPPVLWIADNIDLMSKVQFNYERMRDVGVLLLRQIGAFFDEEASYGRGKRTKKMGLEGKSLPSLEVDYLFEYIGKLLRVVMELDHILWKTFLRAHWRSFVHKLRQVKKIASSQKIAYQDLLCVCRGICFWIGDDTTPDITGEKRLLEALYKVKTHFDPVCSGEVFSDRFMKFLKRKLTALASAVRTTATGIDYTQSNDIIGVNVLLNFALYLFLPIEQRMLKNLFELNLKFPLIPLDNNFPWLPDEFIQEHGHKLLRDYDASTAPISVSTPLSTSFDYQKARDAYLHTIEKSAIPAVLCQHAVSWLVEAHVQLRNRPPTPGASREDGNFTLENLRIKCALLLEGIRLVREMEYVIGTLYALYGRNPTEKTDRLIQHRRMVVEFMLSSTCRSITVPCLQFIVQHQQHKIYTIVNNAKKKLLREAKESKSTASGSLWLEKLSTIDVLEKCLHGPATPDRVGLALVSIALCHGNAPSSGTPLLAIADDAYRKVESLLNRLATFIAWEEECDRIDVAGKYTPLLGQSARQDGLSASVVPMSNRIEAFIRWDFHGKWHQIEPFDPFRDGTDTGMADQNHTQKLVFAFLRTKLTQQTNGRWLCTRHSVAQHLSDVFYTLSTISPSEWRIYREMRSIVDRKYGIRLVEDQLPRTTAEDRRGPRGHGQDDDVLALMEDFETFIGAYGYDLHGQLFIERQHAAPGSGGVVNVVKIEHIANSIKRHGPGIISTVVNYAFQFLRQKLFTFSHFLYDEQIHSRLAADAKKLATESTDATGAGTTTANVSSGVGTASYTYERALAFNRRIRNLGLSDDGDTYVDLFRKLICQIGNAMAFVRMLHAGALHECTGAAEFVSNPPMPTEATENEPSDGNGSNGSKSSAVNIWRQDMASVRASWRLENEFFRLLLNAFDGFRRRRANQPDGGTDLSPADSFAHLELFYLIIPPLTISYVEAMLKAKETIAKKDRHGTFLPTDDGFVMGLSYLLTLLNQTAAFNSLHWFKEVHTKYAREMAKLNQQTASGVGNPLQSATMEPSDEKMLPTVSLTRKRLNAMQHEFELLQYNLSSSKIFFK from the exons ATGGAGACTCATATATCGGCAA ACCACCTCTACGCAACGCAGATCAAAGAATATGGCAATTTCCTGAAGGATTACGACCGAAAGCTAGCACAGTTCCATCTCTCCGCTCTGACAAATGGACCAGTGCCGAGTATCGTGCGACTGAATTATGCGTGCAACAATGAGCAGCTATCGCTCGCTCGTATGATAGCGTGCAACAGCATCAATAGTGGGAAGTTGAATAACTCCAATCCCGGCAATAGTAACATGCCGCTGAACAAGCTTTTGGCCACCTTCGCGCAGCTGTGCTGTGAGATCGATTGTTTGGAGAAGGAGGTGCGAACGCTAGCGGGCAAAATCTACGATCGAACTGAATCGATCCGTAAAGTTGAAAATACGGAACGTCCACCAGTACTGTGGATTGCGGACAACATCGATTTAATGAGCAAAGTCCAGTTCAATTACGAGCGAATGCGAGATGTCGGTGTGTTATTGCTACGCCAGATCGGTGCCTTTTTCGACGAGGAAGCTTCTTACGGGCGTGGCAAGCGGACGAAGAAGATGGGACTCGAAGGAAAGTCTCTCCCGTCGCTGGAAGTGGAC TACCTATTCGAATACATTGGGAAACTGTTACGCGTTGTAATGGAGCTCGATCACATCCTATGGAAAACCTTCCTCAGAGCGCACTGGCGATCCTTCGTTCATAAGCTACGTCAAGTGAAAAAAATTGCCTCATCACAAAAGATAGCCTACCAAGATCTGCTATGCGTGTGTCGAGGGATATGTTTCTGGATTGGCGATGACACCACACCGGACATAACGGGCGAAAAGCGCCTCCTAGAGGCACTGTACAAGGTGAAAACGCATTTCGATCCAGTTTGCTCCGGGGAAGTATTTAGTGATCGATTTATGAAGTTTTTGAAACGCAAACTCACGGCCCTTGCGTCGGCCGTACGGACCACGGCGACTGGGATTGATTACACCCAATCAAACGACATCATTGGGGTGAATGTGTTGCTAAACTTTGCACTGTACCTGTTCCTACCGATCGAGCAGCGTATGTTGAAGAATCTTTTCGAGTTAAATCTCAAG TTTCCACTCATACCACTGGACAACAATTTTCCCTGGCTGCCCGATGAGTTCATACAGGAGCACGGCCATAAGTTACTGCGGGATTACGATGCTAGTACGGCACCCATCTCCGTCAGCACACCACTTTCGACCTCTTTCGATTATCAGAAGGCCCGGGACGCATATCTGCACACGATTGAAAAATCAGCCATACCTGCCGTGCTTTGTCAGCATGCGGTTAGCTGGTTAGTGGAAGCGCACGTACAGCTTCGTAACCGTCCACCCACACCGGGTGCATCCCGGGAGGATGGTAACTTTACGCTCGAAAACTTACGCATTAAATGtgcgctgctgctggagggAATACGACTCGTGCGCGAAATGGAATATGTGATTGGTACGCTGTATGCACTTTACGGTCGCAACCCGACGGAGAAGACTGACCGATTGATACAGCATCGCCGCATGGTGGTTGAATTTATGCTCTCCTCCACTTGTCGTTCTATTACTGTGCCTTGTCTGCAGTTTATTgttcagcaccagcaacatAAAATTTATACCATTGTAAACAATGCCAAG AAAAAACTTCTACGCGAAGCGAAGGAATCAAAATCAACCGCAAGTGGTTCGCTTTGGCTGGAAAAGCTCTCAACGATCGACGTACTGGAAAAATGCCTCCACGGTCCAGCCACACCAGATCGGGTGGGTTTGGCACTGGTATCGATTGCACTGTGCCACGGAAACGCACCCAGTTCCGGAACGCCCCTGCTAGCCATTGCGGATGATGCGTACCGTAAGGTGGAATCGTTGCTAAACCGGCTTGCTACCTTTATCGCTTGGGAGGAGGAATGTGATCGAATTGATGTGGCCGGCAAATATACGCCATTGCTTGGGCAAAGTGCTCGCCAGGATGGACTGTCTGCGAGTGTCGTTCCCATGAGCAATCGAATTGAAGCATTCATACGGTGGGATTTCCATGGTAAATGGCATCAAATCGAACCGTTCGATCCATTCCGAGATGGTACCGATACCGGGATGGCCGATCAGAACCACACACAGAAGCTGGTGTTTGCGTTTTTACGCACCAAGCTAACGCAGCAAACGAATGGCCGGTGGCTCTGTACGCGACACTCGGTAGCGCAACATTTGAGCGATGTATTTTACACCCTCTCGACGATTTCACCTTCCGAGTGGCGTATCTACCGGGAGATGCGCTCGATCGTGGACCGTAAGTACGGTATACGGTTGGTGGAGGATCAGTTGCCACGGACCACGGCCGAGGATAGACGTGGACCGCGTGGTCACGGACAGGACGATGATGTGCTCGCCCTGATGGAAGACTTTGAAACGTTTATCGGTGCATACGGGTACGATTTGCACGGACAATTGTTTATCGAACGACAGCATGCAGCGCctggtagtggtggtgtggTAAATGTGGTTAAGATAGAACACATTGCCAACTCAATCAAGCGACACGGTCCTGGAATTATAAGCACGGTG GTGAACTATGCATTCCAGTTCTTGCGCCAAAAACTGTTCACGTTTTCGCACTTTTTGTACGACGAGCAAATTCACTCCCGGTTGGCGGCGGATGCAAAGAAGCTGGCCACCGAAAGTACCGATGCTACTGGTGCTGGTACTACCACCGCAAATGTATCGTCTGGCGTGGGTACGGCCAGTTACACGTATGAGCGTGCACTAGCCTTTAACCGGCGCATTCGCAATCTCGGTCTGTCGGACGACGGTGATACGTACGTTGATTTGTTCCGTAAATTAATCTGTCAAATTG GAAATGCGATGGCATTTGTACGAATGCTACATGCCGGTGCACTACACGAATGCACCGGAGCAGCGGAATTTGTTTCCAACCCACCGATGCCAACCGAAGCAACGGAAAACGAACCATCGGATGGAAATGGTTCGAACGGATCAAAATCATCGGCTGTAAATATATGGAGGCAGGATATGGCCAGCGTGCGTGCTAGCTGGCGCCTGGAGAATGAATTTTTCCGTTTGCTTCTtaacgcgttcgatggctttCGGCGTCGGCGGGCGAATCAGCCGGACGGTGGGACGGATTTATCACCAGCGGACAGTTTTGCCCATTTGGAGCTGTTCTACCTGATCATTCCTCCGCTCACGATCAGCTATGTGGAGGCGATGCTGAAGGCGAAGGAAACGATCGCTAAAAAAGATCGACACGGAACGTTCCTACCAACGGACGATGGTTTCGTTATGG GACTGTCCTATTTGCTAACGCTGCTCAACCAAACGGCTGCCTTCAATTCACTGCACTGGTTCAAGGAGGTACACACCAAGTATGCACGTGAGATGGCAAAACTCAATCAACAAACGGCGAGCGGTGTAGGAAATCCGCTCCAGTCGGCGACGATGGAACCGTCGGATGAAAAAATGCTTCCGACGGTATCGCTCACCCGAAAACGGTTGAACGCGATGCAGCACGAGTTCGAGTTGTTGCAGTACAATCTTTCCAGTTCGAAGATTTTCTTTAAATAG
- the LOC128298487 gene encoding ADP-ribosylation factor-like protein 13A has translation MGTVFAKCCRKEHENNDDALNILVLGIENSGKTEIAFKICHQKRGDYASTKGCRLFETVISETEIKLIEIGGGSDLRDIWKYYFLDALAVIFVIDASNIHNICESYKIFQNLMAHEFLAGKPFLILANKQDLPESVDCIEICEYLDVEYLANRYRCPCLVEACGNWGSTSYESNEYDGLTYGIQWLVGTVLAHRQFIMNRINFHKAILGRDGTDGSRTIKRPRTGIKSGSRRKRRDSRPKTAPSSQQAWLMENDNNYLIKRNSIISVKSIPTSTTTERTNNSSTKATTTGTTTSDSGLSVVDEGVEISQTSSSTEHQTVLHVRKDEMTLEDLSLSFSVNEVNGKAVEMIAN, from the exons ATgggaacagtttttgcaaaatgcTGTAGAAAAGAGCATGAAAATAATGA TGATGCACTTAACATTCTTGTGTTGGGGATAGAGAATTCTGGCAAGACTGAGATAGCGTTTAAAATCTGTCATCAAAAGCGGGGTGACTATGCCTCAACAAAAGGGTGCCGTTTGTTTGAAACTGTGATTT CGGAAACGGAGATTAAACTTATCGAAATTGGTGGAGGATCAGATCTTCGAGACATCTGGAAGTACTATTTCTTGGAT GCCCTAGCAGTAATTTTTGTAATCGATGCTTCCAACATACACAACATCTGTGAATCTtacaaaatattccaaaacctAATGGCCCACGAGTTTCTGGCCGGCAAACCATTTCTTATACTAGCCAACAAGCAGGACCTGCCTGAATCGGTGGATTGTATCGAAATCTGCGAGTATCTGGACGTCGAGTATCTGGCCAACCGATACCGCTGTCCGTGTCTGGTAGAGGCGTGCGGCAACTGGGGCAGCACATCGTACGAATCGAACGAATACGATGGGCTAACGTACGGCATCCAATGGCTTGTTGGTACAGTGCTTGCCCATCGGCAGTTCATTATGAATCGTATCAACTTCCACAAAGCGATACTAGGACGCGATGGTACGGACGGATCGCGTACCATCAAAAGGCCACGCACGGGCATAAAGTCTGGTAGTCGTCGCAAGCGACGAGATAGCCGCCCTAAAACAGCTCCCTCCAGCCAGCAGGCCTGGTTGATGGAAAACGATAACAATTACCTGATTAAACGGAACAGCATCATTTCCGTGAAAAGTATACCTACCAGCACAACCACGGAACGGACGAACAATTCTAGTACTAAGGCAACGACTACTGGTACTACTACCTCCGACAGTGGACTTTCGGTCGTTGATGAGGGAGTTGAAATTAGCCAGACCAGTAGCAGTACCG AACATCAAACCGTTTTGCACGTACGTAAAGATGAGATGACTTTGGAAGATTTGTCGCTATCCTTCTCCGTCAACGAGGTCAACGGAAAAGCAGTAGAAATGATCGCAAATTAG
- the LOC128309557 gene encoding ribosomal protein 63, mitochondrial: MRLSVVNFFKKSVNGHIFRGKNRLVKRVTPRAMQTLVREYEQTEANMKLLLHPYLTKEQSSGHAKELGKKEQIVAKWREEQLKMKPHVTIAERLAHLKVKDVWD; this comes from the exons ATGAGGCTTTCGGTGGTAAATTTCTTCAAGAAAAGTGTAAATGGGCACATTTTTAGAGGTAAAAATCGTTTGGTGAAACGCGTCACTCCACGCGCCATGCAAACACTTGTGCGAGAGTACGAACAAACCGAGGCCAACATGAAGCTGCTGCTTCATCCATACCTGACGAAG GAACAATCCAGCGGACATGCGAAGGAACTGGGCAAGAAAGAACAGATCGTGGCGAAATGGCGCGAGGAACAGCTCAAAATGAAACCGCACGTCACGATAGCGGAACGGTTAGCTCACCTGAAAGTAAAGGACGTATGGGATTGA
- the LOC128309554 gene encoding apoptosis-inducing factor 3 isoform X1 — protein sequence MTSFISISLFNNCRRVSSTLVLSACRNASTTNTGNIPVAKPTKARTVTGSAGPLNIASQLGNNPYFVSRASKVTSAVTNGGGVGQDDDFIEAVVCQESDIGDNQMKQVELGEGKVLLVRQNGKLTAIGSKCSHYGAMLVTGALGEGRVRCPWHGACFNVETGDIEDFPGMDSLPCYRVTVGEAGDVKVRAKRTELATNKRARVMTKRAEQDERTYVVIGGGPSGATCAETLRQQGFTGRIVMINKEPSLPYDRIKVSKTMDMDLEKCLLRTQQFYDANDIEVMLGIAVTRLDGATREITLDNGYKIRYDKAYIATGSKPRRPPIDGADLDNVCVLRTAADSKQVNEQLGPEKQIVILGTSFIGLEAAAYCVNKVAKVTVIGRGAVPLKESFGDAVGKRVMELFQEKGVEFVMNSGIRRCIGEAGTLKQVELTDGTMLDADVCIFGIGSTLYTEFLANSGITLNRNGSINTDQYLETNIEGVYVGGDIANAPVHSNDGQQATIGHYPLAQYHGCVAALNMAGVATPLKAVPFFWTVLFGKSFRYCGYGTPDEVVVEGDLAGLKFVAFYIGKGGRVIGMSSCQRDPVVAQFAEYSSQGKVLHKDDLTPNPFGWIPA from the exons ATGACGAGTTTCATAAGCATTAGTTTGTTCAACAATTGCCGGCGAGTGTCATCAACACTAGTGCTCAGTGCTTGCAGAAatgcttccaccaccaacacGGGAAACATACCGGTGGCGAAACCTACCAAAGCCAGAACCGTGACGGGTAGTGCCGGGCCCCTAAACATCGCATCGCAGCTGGGCAACAATCCATACTTCGTCAGTCGAG CATCCAAAGTAACTTCGGCTGTTACCAATGGCGGAGGTGTTGGACAGGATGATGATTTCATCGAAGCCGTCGTGTGCCAGGAGTCGGATATTGGCGACAATCAGATGAAGCAGGTCGAGCTGGGCGAGGGTAAAGTGTTGCTGGTTCGCCAGAACGGGAAGCTGACCGCCATCGGTAGCAAATGTTCGCACTATGGCGCAATGCTCGTTACCGGAGCACTGGGTGAAGGACGCGTCCGTTGTCCATGGCACGGTGCCTGCTTCAACGTTGAGACTGGCGATATTGAAGATTTCCCGGGTATGGATTCGTTACCCTGCTATCGGGTAACTGTCGGCGAGGCGGGCGATGTGAAAGTGCGTGCCAAACGCACCGAACTGGCCACAAACAAGCGGGCCCGTGTAATGACCAAACGTGCTGAACAGGACGAACGTACGTACGTCGTCATAGGTGGTGGTCCATCCGGTGCAACATGTGCGGAAACGCTCCGTCAGCAAGGATTCACCGGAAGGATTGTAATGATTAACAAAGAACCATCCCTACCGTACGATCGGATCAAGGTAAGCAAAACGATGGACATGGATCTGGAAAAGTGTCTCCTCCGCACGCAACAATTCTACGATGCTAACGACATCGAAGTGATGCTGGGTATTGCGGTTACTAGGCTGGACGGAGCGACAAGGGAAATTACGCTCGACAATGGGTATAAGATTCGGTACGATAAGGCTTACATAGCGACGGGTTCGAAACCACGCCGACCTCCGATCGATGGAGCGGATTTGGACAACGTTTGCGTACTGCGTACGGCAGCCGATTCGAAGCAGGTGAACGAACAGCTTGGCCCGGAAAAACAGATCGTCATACTGGGGACAAGCTTTATTGGGCTTGAAGCAGCGGCCTACTGTGTCAATAAGGTGGCCAAGGTGACGGTTATTGGACGAGGAGCCGTACCGCTGAAGGAATCGTTCGGTGATGCGGTCGGGAAACGAGTCATGGAGCTGTTCCAGGAGAAGGGTGTAGAGTTTGTGATGAATTCCGGTATCCGGCGTTGCATCGGGGAGGCAGGCACATTGAAACAAGTCGAGCTGACCGACGGAACAATGCTCGATGCGGATGTGTGCATTTTTGGAATTGGATCGACGTTGTATACGGAGTTTCTGGCAAACTCCGGCATTACGTTGAATCGCAACGGATCGATCAACACCGATCAGTATTTGGAAACGAACATCGAGGGTGTGTATGTAGGTGGAGACATTGCTAATGCACCGGTTCACTCGAATGATGGCCAGCAGGCGACAATTGGTCACTATCCGCTGGCGCAGTATCATGGGTGCGTAGCAGCACTCAATATGGCAGGTGTGGCGACACCACTCAAAGCGGTTCCCTTTTTCTGGACAGTACTGTTTGGAAAGTCGTTCCGCTACTGTGGTTACGGCACTCCGGACGAGGTAGTCGTAGAGGGCGACCTGGCCGGATTGAAATTTGTTGCGTTCTACATCGGCAAAGGAGGTCGCGTGATAGGTATGTCATCGTGCCAACGGGACCCGGTGGTGGCCCAGTTTGCGGAGTATTCATCGCAGGGTAAAGTGTTGCATAAGGACGATCTTACACCCAATCCGTTCGGTTGGATTCCGGCCTAA
- the LOC128309554 gene encoding apoptosis-inducing factor 3 isoform X2: MGCSSSKAVRNSNESLAKASKVTSAVTNGGGVGQDDDFIEAVVCQESDIGDNQMKQVELGEGKVLLVRQNGKLTAIGSKCSHYGAMLVTGALGEGRVRCPWHGACFNVETGDIEDFPGMDSLPCYRVTVGEAGDVKVRAKRTELATNKRARVMTKRAEQDERTYVVIGGGPSGATCAETLRQQGFTGRIVMINKEPSLPYDRIKVSKTMDMDLEKCLLRTQQFYDANDIEVMLGIAVTRLDGATREITLDNGYKIRYDKAYIATGSKPRRPPIDGADLDNVCVLRTAADSKQVNEQLGPEKQIVILGTSFIGLEAAAYCVNKVAKVTVIGRGAVPLKESFGDAVGKRVMELFQEKGVEFVMNSGIRRCIGEAGTLKQVELTDGTMLDADVCIFGIGSTLYTEFLANSGITLNRNGSINTDQYLETNIEGVYVGGDIANAPVHSNDGQQATIGHYPLAQYHGCVAALNMAGVATPLKAVPFFWTVLFGKSFRYCGYGTPDEVVVEGDLAGLKFVAFYIGKGGRVIGMSSCQRDPVVAQFAEYSSQGKVLHKDDLTPNPFGWIPA; this comes from the exons ATGGGCTGCAGTTCGTCAAAGGCCGTTCGCAATTCGAACGAATCCCTTGCCAAAG CATCCAAAGTAACTTCGGCTGTTACCAATGGCGGAGGTGTTGGACAGGATGATGATTTCATCGAAGCCGTCGTGTGCCAGGAGTCGGATATTGGCGACAATCAGATGAAGCAGGTCGAGCTGGGCGAGGGTAAAGTGTTGCTGGTTCGCCAGAACGGGAAGCTGACCGCCATCGGTAGCAAATGTTCGCACTATGGCGCAATGCTCGTTACCGGAGCACTGGGTGAAGGACGCGTCCGTTGTCCATGGCACGGTGCCTGCTTCAACGTTGAGACTGGCGATATTGAAGATTTCCCGGGTATGGATTCGTTACCCTGCTATCGGGTAACTGTCGGCGAGGCGGGCGATGTGAAAGTGCGTGCCAAACGCACCGAACTGGCCACAAACAAGCGGGCCCGTGTAATGACCAAACGTGCTGAACAGGACGAACGTACGTACGTCGTCATAGGTGGTGGTCCATCCGGTGCAACATGTGCGGAAACGCTCCGTCAGCAAGGATTCACCGGAAGGATTGTAATGATTAACAAAGAACCATCCCTACCGTACGATCGGATCAAGGTAAGCAAAACGATGGACATGGATCTGGAAAAGTGTCTCCTCCGCACGCAACAATTCTACGATGCTAACGACATCGAAGTGATGCTGGGTATTGCGGTTACTAGGCTGGACGGAGCGACAAGGGAAATTACGCTCGACAATGGGTATAAGATTCGGTACGATAAGGCTTACATAGCGACGGGTTCGAAACCACGCCGACCTCCGATCGATGGAGCGGATTTGGACAACGTTTGCGTACTGCGTACGGCAGCCGATTCGAAGCAGGTGAACGAACAGCTTGGCCCGGAAAAACAGATCGTCATACTGGGGACAAGCTTTATTGGGCTTGAAGCAGCGGCCTACTGTGTCAATAAGGTGGCCAAGGTGACGGTTATTGGACGAGGAGCCGTACCGCTGAAGGAATCGTTCGGTGATGCGGTCGGGAAACGAGTCATGGAGCTGTTCCAGGAGAAGGGTGTAGAGTTTGTGATGAATTCCGGTATCCGGCGTTGCATCGGGGAGGCAGGCACATTGAAACAAGTCGAGCTGACCGACGGAACAATGCTCGATGCGGATGTGTGCATTTTTGGAATTGGATCGACGTTGTATACGGAGTTTCTGGCAAACTCCGGCATTACGTTGAATCGCAACGGATCGATCAACACCGATCAGTATTTGGAAACGAACATCGAGGGTGTGTATGTAGGTGGAGACATTGCTAATGCACCGGTTCACTCGAATGATGGCCAGCAGGCGACAATTGGTCACTATCCGCTGGCGCAGTATCATGGGTGCGTAGCAGCACTCAATATGGCAGGTGTGGCGACACCACTCAAAGCGGTTCCCTTTTTCTGGACAGTACTGTTTGGAAAGTCGTTCCGCTACTGTGGTTACGGCACTCCGGACGAGGTAGTCGTAGAGGGCGACCTGGCCGGATTGAAATTTGTTGCGTTCTACATCGGCAAAGGAGGTCGCGTGATAGGTATGTCATCGTGCCAACGGGACCCGGTGGTGGCCCAGTTTGCGGAGTATTCATCGCAGGGTAAAGTGTTGCATAAGGACGATCTTACACCCAATCCGTTCGGTTGGATTCCGGCCTAA
- the LOC128309554 gene encoding apoptosis-inducing factor 3 isoform X3, with amino-acid sequence MMSYLASKVTSAVTNGGGVGQDDDFIEAVVCQESDIGDNQMKQVELGEGKVLLVRQNGKLTAIGSKCSHYGAMLVTGALGEGRVRCPWHGACFNVETGDIEDFPGMDSLPCYRVTVGEAGDVKVRAKRTELATNKRARVMTKRAEQDERTYVVIGGGPSGATCAETLRQQGFTGRIVMINKEPSLPYDRIKVSKTMDMDLEKCLLRTQQFYDANDIEVMLGIAVTRLDGATREITLDNGYKIRYDKAYIATGSKPRRPPIDGADLDNVCVLRTAADSKQVNEQLGPEKQIVILGTSFIGLEAAAYCVNKVAKVTVIGRGAVPLKESFGDAVGKRVMELFQEKGVEFVMNSGIRRCIGEAGTLKQVELTDGTMLDADVCIFGIGSTLYTEFLANSGITLNRNGSINTDQYLETNIEGVYVGGDIANAPVHSNDGQQATIGHYPLAQYHGCVAALNMAGVATPLKAVPFFWTVLFGKSFRYCGYGTPDEVVVEGDLAGLKFVAFYIGKGGRVIGMSSCQRDPVVAQFAEYSSQGKVLHKDDLTPNPFGWIPA; translated from the exons ATGATGTCGTATCTCG CATCCAAAGTAACTTCGGCTGTTACCAATGGCGGAGGTGTTGGACAGGATGATGATTTCATCGAAGCCGTCGTGTGCCAGGAGTCGGATATTGGCGACAATCAGATGAAGCAGGTCGAGCTGGGCGAGGGTAAAGTGTTGCTGGTTCGCCAGAACGGGAAGCTGACCGCCATCGGTAGCAAATGTTCGCACTATGGCGCAATGCTCGTTACCGGAGCACTGGGTGAAGGACGCGTCCGTTGTCCATGGCACGGTGCCTGCTTCAACGTTGAGACTGGCGATATTGAAGATTTCCCGGGTATGGATTCGTTACCCTGCTATCGGGTAACTGTCGGCGAGGCGGGCGATGTGAAAGTGCGTGCCAAACGCACCGAACTGGCCACAAACAAGCGGGCCCGTGTAATGACCAAACGTGCTGAACAGGACGAACGTACGTACGTCGTCATAGGTGGTGGTCCATCCGGTGCAACATGTGCGGAAACGCTCCGTCAGCAAGGATTCACCGGAAGGATTGTAATGATTAACAAAGAACCATCCCTACCGTACGATCGGATCAAGGTAAGCAAAACGATGGACATGGATCTGGAAAAGTGTCTCCTCCGCACGCAACAATTCTACGATGCTAACGACATCGAAGTGATGCTGGGTATTGCGGTTACTAGGCTGGACGGAGCGACAAGGGAAATTACGCTCGACAATGGGTATAAGATTCGGTACGATAAGGCTTACATAGCGACGGGTTCGAAACCACGCCGACCTCCGATCGATGGAGCGGATTTGGACAACGTTTGCGTACTGCGTACGGCAGCCGATTCGAAGCAGGTGAACGAACAGCTTGGCCCGGAAAAACAGATCGTCATACTGGGGACAAGCTTTATTGGGCTTGAAGCAGCGGCCTACTGTGTCAATAAGGTGGCCAAGGTGACGGTTATTGGACGAGGAGCCGTACCGCTGAAGGAATCGTTCGGTGATGCGGTCGGGAAACGAGTCATGGAGCTGTTCCAGGAGAAGGGTGTAGAGTTTGTGATGAATTCCGGTATCCGGCGTTGCATCGGGGAGGCAGGCACATTGAAACAAGTCGAGCTGACCGACGGAACAATGCTCGATGCGGATGTGTGCATTTTTGGAATTGGATCGACGTTGTATACGGAGTTTCTGGCAAACTCCGGCATTACGTTGAATCGCAACGGATCGATCAACACCGATCAGTATTTGGAAACGAACATCGAGGGTGTGTATGTAGGTGGAGACATTGCTAATGCACCGGTTCACTCGAATGATGGCCAGCAGGCGACAATTGGTCACTATCCGCTGGCGCAGTATCATGGGTGCGTAGCAGCACTCAATATGGCAGGTGTGGCGACACCACTCAAAGCGGTTCCCTTTTTCTGGACAGTACTGTTTGGAAAGTCGTTCCGCTACTGTGGTTACGGCACTCCGGACGAGGTAGTCGTAGAGGGCGACCTGGCCGGATTGAAATTTGTTGCGTTCTACATCGGCAAAGGAGGTCGCGTGATAGGTATGTCATCGTGCCAACGGGACCCGGTGGTGGCCCAGTTTGCGGAGTATTCATCGCAGGGTAAAGTGTTGCATAAGGACGATCTTACACCCAATCCGTTCGGTTGGATTCCGGCCTAA